The following are encoded together in the Hemicordylus capensis ecotype Gifberg chromosome 4, rHemCap1.1.pri, whole genome shotgun sequence genome:
- the OTULIN gene encoding LOW QUALITY PROTEIN: ubiquitin thioesterase otulin (The sequence of the model RefSeq protein was modified relative to this genomic sequence to represent the inferred CDS: inserted 2 bases in 2 codons; deleted 2 bases in 1 codon; substituted 3 bases at 3 genomic stop codons) produces MYVKLSEKPIVKYDWLTKWQLXRWARKVENLIDDIKECLMLLXRKWQHMSEMETFAERQAACDELLKSDEDQYRLYEAVKGLMLNTAIRLYEDKRGKEVPXVLLFAQATSSNPSXLMENLLNQLGHTGGLEQMEMFLLACALQHTIQVYRRYKYSTDEFITLYPNDPEEAXPVVTLIVEDDRLYNFPFRMCEETSV; encoded by the exons atgtatgtaaag CTATCAGAGAAACCGATAGTCAAATATGACTGGCTTACAAAGTGGCAAC AAAGGTGGGCCAGAAAAGTAGAAAACTTGATAGATGACATTAAAGAATGCTTGATGCTACTATGAAGAAAG TGGCAACATATGAGTGAAATGGAAACCTTTGCAGAGAGACAAGCAGCTTGTGACGAGCTTTTAAAAAGTGACGAAGATCAATACAGACTGTATGAAGCTGTGAAAGGTCTCATGCTAAACACTGCGATCAGATTATATGAAGACAAGAGGGGAAAGGAAGTCC GTGTTCTCCTGTTTGCTCAGGCTACATCCAGCAATCCTTCCTAGCTAATGGAAAATCTCTTGAATCAGCTTGGTCACACCGGAGGCCTTGAACAA aTGGAGATGTTTCTCCTGGCCTGTGCTTTGCAGCACACCATCCAAGTA TATCGGCGGTACAAGTACAGCACAGATGAATTCATCACCCTTTATCCCAATGACCCAGAAGAGGCCTGACCAGTGGTGACCCTTATAGTTGAAGATGACAGACTTTATAattttccttttagaatgtgTGAAGAAACCAGTGTgtag